A portion of the Gossypium arboreum isolate Shixiya-1 chromosome 8, ASM2569848v2, whole genome shotgun sequence genome contains these proteins:
- the LOC108450890 gene encoding V-type proton ATPase subunit E, whose amino-acid sequence MNDADVSKQIQQMVRFIRQEAEEKANEISVSAEEEFNIEKLQLVEAEKKKIRQEYEKKEKQVEIRKKIEYSMQLNASRIKVLQAQDDVVNAMKESASKDLLNVSHDHHVYKRLLKDLIVQSLVRLKEPGVLLRCRKEDLHLVESVLDSAKEEYASKVNVHPPEIIVDDVHLPPGPSHHHGFFHHHAEAHGPFCSGGVVIASRDGKIVFENTLDARLDVAFNKKLPEIRKWLFGQVAA is encoded by the exons ATGAACGACGCTGATGTATCCAAGCAGATCCAGCAGATGGTGAGATTCATCCGCCAGGAAGCGGAGGAAAAGGCTAACGAGATCTCTGTTTCCGCTGAAGAG GAGTTCAACATCGAGAAGCTTCAATTGGTGGAAGCGGAGAAGAAGAAGATTAGGCAGGAGTACGAGAAGAAGGAGAAGCAAGTTGAAATCCGAAAGAAAAT TGAGTATTCGATGCAGCTTAATGCATCTAGGATCAAGGTCCTTCAGGCTCAAGATGATGTGGTTAATGCAATGAAAGAATCAGCATCCAAGGACCTTCTCAATGTGAGCCATGATCACCATGTTTACAAAAGGCTTTTGAAAGATCTAATTGTTCAG AGTTTAGTTAGACTGAAAGAGCCTGGAGTCCTACTCCGATGTCGCAAAGAAGATTTGCATTTGGTGGAGTCTGTTCTGGATTCAGCAAAGGAGGAATATGCTTCTAAAGTGAATGTTCATCCACCAGAGATAATCGTTGATGATGTCCATCTTCCCCCTGGCCCTTCTCATCATCATGGTTTTTTCCATCATCATGCTGAGGCTCATGGACCTttctg CTCTGGAGGTGTAGTCATAGCATCTCGAGATGGAAAAATTGTGTTTGAGAATACCCTGGATGCACGGTTGGATGTTGCATTCAATAAGAAACTTCCAGAG ATCCGCAAGTGGCTTTTTGGTCAGGTTGCTGCTTGA